A section of the Hevea brasiliensis isolate MT/VB/25A 57/8 chromosome 17, ASM3005281v1, whole genome shotgun sequence genome encodes:
- the LOC110658208 gene encoding UDP-glycosyltransferase 88A1: MDEVVVLYPSPAIGHLISMVELGKLILSYRPSLSIHIFITAAPYSAGSTAPYIAEVAATIPSIYFHHLPTITLPPTTITHHETLTFEVLRLSKPHVRQALLSISKSHSINAVIMDFFCAASLSVASELNIPGYFFFTSGAACLALFLYLPTIHDNTTKSFKDLDTFLHAPGAPPVLSTDMPKPMLDRYDKAYEYLLEFTTCLPKSAGIIVNTFELLEVRAVKAISDGSCVPNSTTPFVYCIGPLIVTKNRNDGVPECLTWLDSQPSRSVVFLCFGSLGLFSKEQLREIAIGLERSGQSFLWVVRNPPSNNHSLAISPEADPDLESLLPDGFLDRTRERGFVVKSWAPQVAILNHNSVGGFVTHCGWNSVLEAVCAGVPMVAWPLYAEQRFNRVLLVEEIKIALSMKESENGFVTAREVEKRVSELMDSEAGNSARERTIAMKNGARAAVSEGGSSRVALSTLVESWKR; the protein is encoded by the coding sequence ATGGATGAGGTTGTAGTTCTCTACCCATCACCGGCTATCGGCCACTTGATATCTATGGTAGAGTTAGGCAAGCTTATACTCTCCTACCGACCTTCCCTTTCCATTCACATCTTCATTACCGCTGCACCTTACAGTGCAGGCTCCACTGCCCCTTATATTGCTGAAGTGGCTGCCACCATTCCTTCAATCTACTTCCACCATCTTCCCACCATCACCCTCCCTCCCACGACAATCACTCATCATGAAACGCTCACCTTTGAGGTCCTCCGGCTCAGCAAGCCTCATGTCCGCCAAGCCCTTCTGTCCATCTCCAAAAGCCACTCCATTAACGCCGTAATTATGGATTTCTTCTGTGCTGCTTCTCTCTCTGTTGCCTCTGAACTCAACATCCCTGGTTATTTCTTCTTTACTTCCGGTGCTGCGTGTCTTGCTCTTTTCCTTTATCTTCCGACCATTCATGACAACACTACCAAAAGTTTCAAAGATCTTGACACTTTTCTCCATGCTCCGGGTGCTCCACCAGTACTGTCCACTGACATGCCAAAGCCAATGCTTGATCGCTACGATAAGGCCTATGAATACCTTTTAGAGTTCACTACCTGCCTTCCCAAATCTGCGGGAATTATCGTAAACACCTTTGAATTGCTTGAGGTCAGAGCTGTAAAGGCAATATCGGATGGATCATGTGTGCCCAATAGTACCACACCATTTGTTTACTGTATCGGACCCTTAATAGTGACCAAGAATAGAAATGATGGTGTGCCAGAGTGTTTAACCTGGCTTGATTCTCAACCAAGTCGAAGTGTTGTTTTTTTGTGTTTTGGTAGCTTGGGGTTGTTCTCAAAGGAACAATTAAGAGAAATAGCTATTGGGTTGGAGAGAAGTGGACAGAGTTTCTTGTGGGTGGTGCGTAATCCGCCATCTAATAACCACAGCTTAGCCATCTCACCCGAGGCAGATCCAGATTTGGAATCATTGCTCCCTGATGGTTTCTTGGATCGTACCAGGGAGAGAGGATTTGTGGTGAAGTCATGGGCTCCACAGGTAGCAATATTGAATCACAACTCGGTGGGGGGGTTTGTGACTCACTGTGGGTGGAACTCAGTGCTTGAGGCGGTGTGTGCAGGAGTGCCAATGGTGGCATGGCCACTGTATGCAGAGCAAAGGTTCAATAGGGTGTTGCTGGtggaggaaattaaaattgctttGTCAATGAAGGAATCAGAGAACGGGTTTGTAACTGCAAGAGAGGTGGAGAAGCGAGTCAGTGAATTGATGGACTCGGAGGCAGGTAATTCAGCTAGGGAGCGAACCATTGCCATGAAAAACGGAGCCAGGGCAGCAGTGAGTGAGGGTGGTTCATCTCGTGTTGCATTGTCCACACTGGTGGAGT